The Chryseolinea soli nucleotide sequence TAGTTCTTGACAACGCCGGCAATCTCACCCGTAAATTCATCCCAAAGGCGAAAACGTACTTTCTGATGGATGGCTTCTTGTGGATCTTTGAAGCCCAGCTTTTTACTCAGTTCTTCGTTGATGATGATCTTATTCCGTTCAGGGTGGAAGGTTCTGTCATGTGGAAGGATCAAAGTCGGAATATCCGGATAGTTGGGAAACGAAAACCGGTCATCTTCTGAGAAATCAGCTCCGGCAATCAATGGTATTTCAAAAGTCGAGAAAAACTGGTCGTCAATACTCATCTCGTAGGCGGCCACGTTTTCGCTTACAGGCGTTCCGAACGGCCGAATTTCGTTGACAAAGAGCATCATCCGGCCGGGCACGTCGAGCGACCTGCCCATCTTTATGATCTCGGGCAATTTCATCTGCTCATTCCGGAAATATTGAAAGCGCGTACCGCTCGTGGAGTCGACGGCGGAGGGGCCTTTGACCACCAGGACCTGCTCTTGAGTATACCCGAGATCCTGTGCCTGCATAAAACTGACCTGGCGGGAGATGGTGATGGTGCCGGCGATCAGGATCACAGACAAAACGTATTGAAAGCCGACGAGGCCCTTGCGCAGAAGGGCGCCGGTAGAAGACTTTACAAATTTTCCCTTCAGTACCGACAAGGGTTTAAAGGACGACAACAGCAGCGCGGGATAAACGCCAACCACCAGGATCCCGGCAATCAGCACCATCACCGGAATGATCCAAAAAGAGAATGTCGCCCATACTCCTGTGCCCGTAAGAATGGCTGAAATCGGAGAACCAGCCAGCCGTTCAAAGGCAGGGAGAAAGGCCGTCGTAAGCACTACGGTCAACAGGACGGCGAGGCAATTGATGAGCGAGGCATCGAGGAGAAATTGTGTGACGAGTTGCTTTCGCGTAGCACCGGAAACCTTTCGCATGCCTACTTCCTTGGCGCGTTCCATCGCGCGCGCAGTGGATATGTTGATATAGTTGATCCAGGCGATCGCCAGGATCATCACGCCCAGCATCCCAATGAAATAGACGGTGCGCTCGTCTCCGTTGTCTTTCATTTCGCGGTCAAAGTGCGACTTCAGGTGGATTTCGGAAATGGGCTGCAAGTGGATGGCTGTTTTATATCCCAGTCCTGCTTCCCGGGTGCGGACATATTTGTCAAGCAGCGCGGGGAATTTTGCTTCAAGGGCAGCAACATCCGTCTGCGGTTTGACCTTTATGTAGGTTAGGAATTGCGTCCACCCCCAGTCACTCACTCCAAAATCTTTGTGCGGATAGGAGGACAGTAACTCAAAATCCAGATGTGTATAAGGTGGCAAATCGGCCATTACGCCGGTGACTTTGTAATCTTCATTATTCACACGAATAGATCTTCCCAACGCGGATTCATCGCCAAAATATTTCACGGCAGCCTTTTTGGTTAAGACCAGCGATCTCGGTTCTTCAAGACTGGTGGCCGGATCGCCCTCCAGCATTTTGAAACCAAACAACGGAATGAAGGTCGGATCGGCAAAATAGAGTTTGGTTTCGTTAAACTGGATTGACTTGTGCTGATCTTCGTAGCTGACGACGGTGGCAGCAACCCAGGTAGTCGAAGGGTTGATGTGGGCGGAAATTTCTACTTCGGGATAATTTGCTTTTAAGGCCGACGCAAGCCCTGCATGGTTGGCGGCGTCGACATCGGGAATGCTGCTGCCATTGTAGTAGTACGACAACGGAACGCGATAGATCCGATCGCTGTCCGGGCTAAACCTGTCAAAACTTCGCTCGGATTGAACATAAAAGTAGATGAGCATCACGGCGGTCATTCCGATCGACAACCCGGAGATATTGATCAGTGAGAACACCTTGTGGCGGAGCACATTGCGCCAGGCGACCAGCAAGTAGGATATTAGCATAAGGTCAGGTTTGGCGAATGATATCCCAATTTCCTGCCAAAAACGAAAACCACACCTCGCACTTTAATTTGGCAGCAGACCTGCAGTGCAAATGGTCGGATCTGGGACGAACAGCCCGTCTACGGGCACTTCACTTTATCCGTGAGCGCCAGATGTTCTTTGTACTTCCTAAATAAGTGAGCAATTCGGGAGCCCGCTTCAAAACTGGGTGCCTCGGTCACCAACCGACGTACTGAAACGTTCTTTGCGCGAAGGCAATTCCACAGTATAAGTTCACTATGATCAGAAGGAAGTACCACAAAGCCATGGCGATGTTGGCAAGGGTCTTCGGAAGAAAGGTCGTTAAGAATTTATACATGATCAGTTAATAAAGAACAAGGTTTTATAAACATTAAGCGCTTTTACGAATTCATAGTCGATGATCACACAACTCAGGCAGAAGTAATTGAATACAAAAACTCTTCCCAGGTTCTTGCTAACCAATGAAGTTGGCGTATCCTTAAAAAGGAACGCCAGATAGATTCCGAAAGCTTGCAACGATCCCCAGATCAAAAAAGGTAAGGTGATTTCGTGCCATAGCGCGATGATGATCATCGTGATAATAACCCCTAACATTGGTTTCCTGAAGTAAGAAGCAAGAGGAGTATAAATATAGTCGCGGCAAAATGAGGTAAGCGACATGTGATATTTTGACCAAAACTCCTGCATATTACTGGCCAGGAACGGAAAATTGAAGTTTTCCATTACACGGAAACCAAGCAACAGTGAAATACCAATGGCGATGTCAGAGTAGCCAGCAAACTGGAAGTATGCTTTCAGTACTACGGTGATTGTCTCCAGGTATACCTTGAGCCAATGTTTGCTTTCGTCTATGTTGGAAATGAGGGTAGAAAATTTTAAGCTGAGGATGTAGCTTCCGATAATCATGATCTTCGAAAAGCCATATAAAATGCGCTGAAAGCCCAATGAGAAATATGCACTGTTTACTCGTCTTCTTTGCCAATCCCTTATGAACTCTGGATAACGATTGATTGGACCAATGATCAGCACAGGTAGAAAAAAGTTATAAGCGAGGTAGAACAGCAGACTCTCATTTTGAATCCTGCCATGGTAGCTCTCAATTGTATAATGGATGTTTCGGAAAATGTAATAGGACATCCCAAGGGGGATTATCCAATGGTCATGAATGGTAAATAGAATTTTGGCTGACACAATAAGCAACACCAAAATCCCCAAGCTGATCACAATCTTTATAGACTGTCGCAAAACCGCTTTGTGCAATAAATAGTAATTGCCGAACGTGATCGTGCCAAGAATGGCAAAAGATAAAGGTGATTGATACGCGATGAAAAGTGCAGTGATAATGATCTGGGAAAGCAATACATATTTTTTTGGCAACGTCCATGCCAATAGGATCATGGGCATTGCGAACAATATGACTTCAATGAGTAGCCTCATAACATTTTTTTGACGCAATTTCAGACACGAACCATTTTTGATATTGCATTCCACCCTTTGAGTTCAAGTGAGCGCCGTCGGTGAAAAATGAATTATCCATAACGTAGGGGAAGCGCCAATAATCAACATGATATTGAGTTTTATAGACTGTCAAGAGCTTGTTGAGCTCAGACGCTGTTTGTTGATCCATGAAATTATGGGGAAACAATTTATTCAAGGGTATGTCCAGGAGAACCACTCTTGTGTTGTTTTTCGCTAACGCATCGAATGCGGTGTTGATGACATTGTTTTGCCACATTTTTCTAACCGAAGACTTTGAATGAAGGAGTTTTTTGAACATCACACTGTCAAACTCGTGCGTGTAGTAGATATCATCGGGTTGTGGTTTTCCGTCGAAGGTATACCACTTGACGTAGTAATTATCATGTGCGGGCTCCCCAATTGCATTCCGAATAATATTCCGGACGTTCAGTAGGGCCATATTGATGGGGTCAGGCGTCAGGGCGGTCGTATCGCCATGAGTCAGATTGAAACTGAAATTTTCAACGAACAAATAATTGGGGGGATATTTGACGATATAGTCAAAAAAGTCAATGTCTTGAGCAACCGTGGGGGTAAGATAATTCAACGCCACACGAAGCACTTTCGCTTTTCTGTTTGTTAGCTTGTAAATACTGTCTTCAAGCGCGCGAGGATCCACCAGAGCGTGTTCGGTCAAAGAAGAGCCAAAGATGACGATCGATAACGCGGATGTATCGCGGGTATTTTCAATTAGTGCGCTTTCGAGATTCTTATTCGAGAGCGCTACCGTTTTGGCATAAGGTCCGTTATTCGAATAACTGTAATAAAGAAATGAAAGTACAATAGCAAGACTTGCAAGGATAGGGAAGACCCATGTTCGTAACGGAGGTGCATCGTCAGTCATCTATTGTAGCTTTTTTTGAATGACATTTCGAATAGCACGTATGGACGTCATCACCATAGCATCAGAAGTTGAAAACTTGATGTCAAATACTTGTTCGAGTCGGGTTATCAGGGCCAGATGATTCAGCGAATCCCACCCGGAAACGGTTCGTGTTGAACTCATTTCGGTGATGTCAGTGTGCTTGACCTTGAAAATAGTTGCGGCATTCTTGACTATTGTTTCCAGAACTCCTTCGCTTTTTGCAATAGGCGCGGCGTGTTTTTTAATCACGATCTTTTTTAATTCCTCTATCTGGATCTTGCCGCTGATTCCACGAGGAAATGAATCGATGACAAACATATCCTGAGGTACTTTTTCGGGTTCAAGATTTTCGCGCAAAAACTTATAGATCACCAGTTCATCTACTACGACATTGTCCTTTGGCTTTATACACGCGATCATTTTTTCCGTCAGGATAGGGTCCGTTAGCCCAATAACTTTACATTCATCTACTTCGTTAAGTTTGAGAAGGAGCTCTTCTATTTCTTCTGGTTGAACTCGGAATCCCCCGGAATTGATCATACTCTTTTTTCGGCCAACGATTTTAATAAATCCTCCCTCGTCTTCACGTGCGATATCTCCGGAATAGAGCCACCCGTCGATCAACACCTTGTTAGTAGCCTCGGGGTTATTAAAGTAACCGACCATCACGTGATCGCCTTTCAATAGAAGTTCACCTTTTTCACCTTTCTTGACTTCCTGCCCTTCTTCATTAATGATTTTGATGCTGCAGTCGGCGGGTTTACCTACTGTGCCTATCTTAAAGGTGTCTGCGCTGGGTCCGCAATAGACACTTCCCGTTACCGTTTCGGTGAGACCATAAATGTTTGCGACCTGAATCTTAAATATAGAGGAAACCGAATGCCATAATCGTTCTTCCAACAATGCTGCTACAGAGACAGCGAATTTAAAGTCAGGTGTCTTGAAACTATCCTCAAAACCTTCATGATATTTTTCAAAGAAGGCTAGTAACGTAGGCACAACGAACAGGTGTGTGACCTCATATTTGTAAATGCCATCGTAGATAAGGTCCAATCTGGAGGTGTCCAGCCTAAACGGACTTATCCATGTACCTCCGCAATAGAAAGCTAACAAAGGTCCCTGGTTGATCCCGTCCGTATGATATAAATTCAGGACGTTCAGGATCCTGACTTTGTCATCCATTCCATAAACATTCTTAAGCGTTTCCAGGTGTGAGAACAAATTCTTATGGGATATCACCACACCTTTGGGATCAGAGGTGGATCCGGACGTGTACATCATGTATGCAACACATGACGAGTCAATGAATGGTGGGTATGTTGGTGGTGTGTTTTCGAGGCCTTTCAAACAAGCTGGATATGTGCGATCAGACTGAAGATCGCTACCGTTCGTGTTCCGTGAAAAGATGCTTTTGAAAACATTCTTTTTTTCTTCGCGAATATTGTTGATCTCAACGGTATTTGTTCCCTCCATTCTCCACGCCGAAACCAGGTCATGGTCAATGAAGAATGCAACGGGACTAGCTTGGTCGATGATGGAATGTATCCTGTCAGCCTTAGCGTTGGGATCCGTTAATATGACAGTTAACCCAAACCTGTATGCAGCAATTGTAATTTCGGCAAGCGCTCTTTTGTCATTTGTCGATAATACGATCTTATCTCCTTGCTTAAGATTTAGTCGCTGAAAAATTACGCTTAGCTTGTCTACCGTAGCAAGTAGATTACCGTAGGTGACGGCCTCCCCATCGTGCAGCACGGCAAACACTTTTTTAGGATAGAGTTTTGCACGGCCCACTAACTCAACGATACTTTTCATTATATCCTTTTTCGAATTATTAAATGCCGGTCAATGCCTACCGCAAGGCTGTGCATGCCGGTGTAAAAACTTGGGAGATTTAAGTCACCGGTGTTTCCAGTGGACCGCTTAACTCGACCAAAAACCATCTGTCCCCTCTAATCAGAAAACCGAATCGCAAAAAATCAAATTACCAATAGTAGATGCGCTGAATAACAACTTAGTAAATGTAATGAATAAAATCAGCAAAGAAAACACGTGTTTCGGCAGTATAGCACGTTTACCAGCCTACCCATAAGCGCCATCTTTGGATGTTCGAAACATGCAGTGTTTAGCCGTGTGTTATTCTACACCCCATGTACACTACGAAATAATTAAGCGCTAGACCAAACGGGCTCTGCCGACAGTTGTTTCATATTTCATTAAAAATAATTATGAGCAGGCAAAAAGTGGTTTGTCACCGGAGCATTCAGAGGCATGGGCCTGAGAGCCTTTCTCTGCCAGCAGTAGCTAGTGGCGCGGGCTACTCGATTTGTGGCAGTGTTTTTTTTTATCGTCTTTTAGTTGAACGACTGTCTGAACTCCAAAGGCGAAACATTTGTCTTTATCTTGAAAAGTTTGCTGAACGATTGTGAATGTTCAAAGCCCAATTCGTAAGCAATTTCTGAAACGGAAAGATTTGTTGTTGATAGTTTTTCTTTGGCTTTTTCTATGATTGCGTTCTGAATGTATTGCTGTGTGTTCAGTCCTGTCAAAGAACGCAGCATATCGCTTAGATAGCGTTGTGATAGCTTTAATTCTGTACTGACGTATTTCACGGACGGCAAGCCGTTTTTCAAACTGGTTTCTTCTTCAAAATAGTTGTTTAAAAGTTTGTCCAAAGAAGTTATGATGTCGTGGTTGATCGCTTTCCTCGTAATAAATTGTCTGTTGTAAAAACGATTGCTGTAATTCAATAACAATTCAATTTGCGACACCAAAACATCCTGGCTGAAACCGTCAATATTGTTATCTAATTCATTGGCTATTGAAGCAAATAAATTGGCGATAATTTCTTTTTCTTTCGCCGATAAAAACAGGGCTTCTGAAACACCGTAAGAGAAAAAGCCATATTGATTTATTGTTTTTCCTAATGGATAATTTCGGATAAAGTCCGAATGGAAATATAAAGCAATACCCTCATAGCTTTCTATGTCTACGGGTGAAAAAACGATTTGTTTAGGCTTCAAAAATGCTAATCCGCCTTCTTCAAAATCGTAATATCCTTGTCCGTATTTTATTTGTCCTGTGAATGTAGGCTTAAAGGAAATTTTGTAAAAATCAAGACTTATCTTTTGCCCTTTTGGAAACATCTCAATCGAAACATTATTATAATCAACCAATGCGATCAAGGGGTGCAATGGTGCAGAACCTCCCAAGATACGCACAAGTTGCGATATGCTTTCAATGTGATTTATGTTAGATTGTTGTTGCATTTTTTGTTTGCGAATTTAATCAATTTTGTTTTGACGGACGAATAACAATGTCGCCAATTTCAACATCGTTAGGTTGGCTTATTGCATAAATTACAGCGTTAGCAATGGCTAAGGGATCTATGGCAATTTGTTCCATTCCTTTTTGAATAGTTGTTTTTATTTCTTCGTTTTTTATGTTGTTCGCAAAATCTGTTTTCACAAATCCTGGCGAAATGCCTGTAATGCGAATGTTTCCGTTTGACTCTTGACGAAACGCTTCTGCAATAGTGCGAATGGCATTTTTAGTTCCTGCATAAACGCCTTGCATTGGCACAATCTTTATTCCTGCCGTTGAAATGATATTGATGATATGTCCCGATTGTTGTTGTTTAAAAACGTGAACTGCAGCCGCCATCCCATACAAAACACCTTTGAGGTTAATGTCAATCATTTCTTCCCAACCGTCAATATCCAATTCGTCAATACGGCTTAATTGACTGACACCCGCGTTGTTTACAATGACATCTAATTTTCCGTATCGCTCAACGGCTGTATTTACCAACCGAACTAGATCGGCTTTATTCTTCACATCAATTTTAGTAAAAGTGGCTTCGCCACCTTTACCTTTTATTTCTTCAACAAGTTGTTGCAATCGTTCTGTTCGTCTTGCACCCAAAACAACCTTTGCACCGTTTTTTGCTAATTCTATTGCAATGGCTTTACCCATTCCACTACTTGCACCAGTAATAGCAACTACTTTTCCTTTAATATTTTGCATTGCTGTTAGTTTTCATTTGTC carries:
- a CDS encoding ABC transporter permease; the protein is MLISYLLVAWRNVLRHKVFSLINISGLSIGMTAVMLIYFYVQSERSFDRFSPDSDRIYRVPLSYYYNGSSIPDVDAANHAGLASALKANYPEVEISAHINPSTTWVAATVVSYEDQHKSIQFNETKLYFADPTFIPLFGFKMLEGDPATSLEEPRSLVLTKKAAVKYFGDESALGRSIRVNNEDYKVTGVMADLPPYTHLDFELLSSYPHKDFGVSDWGWTQFLTYIKVKPQTDVAALEAKFPALLDKYVRTREAGLGYKTAIHLQPISEIHLKSHFDREMKDNGDERTVYFIGMLGVMILAIAWINYINISTARAMERAKEVGMRKVSGATRKQLVTQFLLDASLINCLAVLLTVVLTTAFLPAFERLAGSPISAILTGTGVWATFSFWIIPVMVLIAGILVVGVYPALLLSSFKPLSVLKGKFVKSSTGALLRKGLVGFQYVLSVILIAGTITISRQVSFMQAQDLGYTQEQVLVVKGPSAVDSTSGTRFQYFRNEQMKLPEIIKMGRSLDVPGRMMLFVNEIRPFGTPVSENVAAYEMSIDDQFFSTFEIPLIAGADFSEDDRFSFPNYPDIPTLILPHDRTFHPERNKIIINEELSKKLGFKDPQEAIHQKVRFRLWDEFTGEIAGVVKNYHQQSLHKNYEPIFYFFGDFEQWPSISIRLTTTDLPGTIEKIRKNYAAAFPGNPFEYYFVDEYFNEQYNVEQKFEHVFTVLTVVAIFISCLGLLGLGIYNVAQRIREIGIRKVLGAPVSSILLLFCKDSLYLLAGSCSIALPVVWLGVQSWLNNFAFHIGLEWIIFVVPPVMLLIISTLTIVAISMRAATTNPVETLRTE
- a CDS encoding AMP-binding protein, whose product is MKSIVELVGRAKLYPKKVFAVLHDGEAVTYGNLLATVDKLSVIFQRLNLKQGDKIVLSTNDKRALAEITIAAYRFGLTVILTDPNAKADRIHSIIDQASPVAFFIDHDLVSAWRMEGTNTVEINNIREEKKNVFKSIFSRNTNGSDLQSDRTYPACLKGLENTPPTYPPFIDSSCVAYMMYTSGSTSDPKGVVISHKNLFSHLETLKNVYGMDDKVRILNVLNLYHTDGINQGPLLAFYCGGTWISPFRLDTSRLDLIYDGIYKYEVTHLFVVPTLLAFFEKYHEGFEDSFKTPDFKFAVSVAALLEERLWHSVSSIFKIQVANIYGLTETVTGSVYCGPSADTFKIGTVGKPADCSIKIINEEGQEVKKGEKGELLLKGDHVMVGYFNNPEATNKVLIDGWLYSGDIAREDEGGFIKIVGRKKSMINSGGFRVQPEEIEELLLKLNEVDECKVIGLTDPILTEKMIACIKPKDNVVVDELVIYKFLRENLEPEKVPQDMFVIDSFPRGISGKIQIEELKKIVIKKHAAPIAKSEGVLETIVKNAATIFKVKHTDITEMSSTRTVSGWDSLNHLALITRLEQVFDIKFSTSDAMVMTSIRAIRNVIQKKLQ
- a CDS encoding SDR family oxidoreductase — translated: MQNIKGKVVAITGASSGMGKAIAIELAKNGAKVVLGARRTERLQQLVEEIKGKGGEATFTKIDVKNKADLVRLVNTAVERYGKLDVIVNNAGVSQLSRIDELDIDGWEEMIDINLKGVLYGMAAAVHVFKQQQSGHIINIISTAGIKIVPMQGVYAGTKNAIRTIAEAFRQESNGNIRITGISPGFVKTDFANNIKNEEIKTTIQKGMEQIAIDPLAIANAVIYAISQPNDVEIGDIVIRPSKQN
- a CDS encoding MBOAT family O-acyltransferase, which encodes MRLLIEVILFAMPMILLAWTLPKKYVLLSQIIITALFIAYQSPLSFAILGTITFGNYYLLHKAVLRQSIKIVISLGILVLLIVSAKILFTIHDHWIIPLGMSYYIFRNIHYTIESYHGRIQNESLLFYLAYNFFLPVLIIGPINRYPEFIRDWQRRRVNSAYFSLGFQRILYGFSKIMIIGSYILSLKFSTLISNIDESKHWLKVYLETITVVLKAYFQFAGYSDIAIGISLLLGFRVMENFNFPFLASNMQEFWSKYHMSLTSFCRDYIYTPLASYFRKPMLGVIITMIIIALWHEITLPFLIWGSLQAFGIYLAFLFKDTPTSLVSKNLGRVFVFNYFCLSCVIIDYEFVKALNVYKTLFFIN
- a CDS encoding helix-turn-helix domain-containing protein — translated: MQQQSNINHIESISQLVRILGGSAPLHPLIALVDYNNVSIEMFPKGQKISLDFYKISFKPTFTGQIKYGQGYYDFEEGGLAFLKPKQIVFSPVDIESYEGIALYFHSDFIRNYPLGKTINQYGFFSYGVSEALFLSAKEKEIIANLFASIANELDNNIDGFSQDVLVSQIELLLNYSNRFYNRQFITRKAINHDIITSLDKLLNNYFEEETSLKNGLPSVKYVSTELKLSQRYLSDMLRSLTGLNTQQYIQNAIIEKAKEKLSTTNLSVSEIAYELGFEHSQSFSKLFKIKTNVSPLEFRQSFN